A part of Desulfotomaculum nigrificans DSM 574 genomic DNA contains:
- a CDS encoding DUF917 domain-containing protein, translated as MPKLLEHHDIGSLTLGSILLGSGGGGNAFILSPVVENYLLKQGVKVKLIPYHELPDDTFVAAIGMLGSPELMEENLPDGTEGVRAITLLEQALHRKIDVLYSLEGAGVNMLYPLLVAAKTGLPLIDGDGMGRAFPELQMTTFHIYGQPGTPFALTNSEGKQDVFYNQDNFLLDLATRRALVQYGGVGYFAGFAMSGRKVKDGLVPGTLSFALELGKSLHANHYEEALLSLIQCTKNSLYGRAIELFIGTVEEVGEIAALKLKSISLKGLKQYREDSCNILMQNENVFAYRNNKVVAMVPDIISFLSYPAGQPVNNNEIYSGMQIAVIGIPCPALLRTRRALAVVGPSSFGYKMEYEPLEQLHQSYYFGG; from the coding sequence ATGCCAAAGTTGTTGGAACATCATGATATCGGTTCACTAACCCTGGGCAGTATCTTGCTGGGCTCCGGCGGTGGTGGTAATGCCTTTATTTTAAGTCCGGTGGTAGAAAATTACCTCCTGAAGCAAGGAGTGAAGGTAAAATTAATTCCCTACCACGAATTACCGGACGATACTTTTGTGGCTGCCATTGGCATGCTGGGATCACCGGAACTCATGGAAGAAAATTTGCCCGACGGCACCGAGGGAGTGCGTGCCATTACTTTACTGGAGCAAGCACTGCATCGCAAAATTGATGTTCTCTACTCCCTGGAAGGAGCCGGTGTGAATATGCTTTACCCGTTGTTGGTGGCGGCCAAAACCGGACTTCCTTTAATCGATGGTGACGGCATGGGACGGGCTTTCCCGGAATTACAGATGACCACCTTCCATATCTACGGTCAACCCGGTACGCCCTTTGCCCTGACGAATTCCGAAGGAAAGCAGGATGTATTTTATAATCAAGATAACTTCCTGCTGGACCTGGCCACCCGCAGGGCCCTGGTTCAATATGGGGGGGTTGGTTATTTTGCGGGCTTTGCCATGAGCGGTAGAAAGGTGAAGGATGGTCTTGTGCCCGGCACCCTGTCCTTTGCCCTGGAATTAGGAAAATCACTGCATGCGAATCATTACGAGGAAGCCCTGCTTTCCTTAATCCAATGTACCAAAAACTCCCTCTATGGCCGGGCCATTGAATTATTTATTGGCACCGTGGAGGAAGTCGGTGAAATCGCAGCCTTGAAATTAAAATCCATCTCCCTAAAGGGGTTAAAACAATACCGTGAGGATAGTTGTAATATTTTGATGCAAAACGAAAACGTCTTTGCCTACAGAAATAACAAAGTCGTGGCAATGGTGCCGGATATTATTTCCTTCCTCTCTTATCCTGCGGGCCAACCCGTGAATAATAACGAAATATATAGCGGGATGCAGATTGCGGTGATTGGTATTCCCTGTCCGGCGCTGTTACGGACGAGGCGGGCCCTGGCGGTGGTTGGCCCATCCTCCTTTGGATATAAGATGGAATATGAGCCATTGGAACAATTGCACCAGTCTTATTATTTTGGTGGTTAG
- the smpB gene encoding SsrA-binding protein SmpB: MSAKPAASTKVLKTITENRRARHEYHILETYEAGIALTGTEVKSLRAGKANLQDSYARVDNGEMMLYNMHISPYEQGNRFNHDPKRTRRLLMHKQEIMRLFGKVREKGLALVPLKVYFNPRGRVKVELALAQGKKSYDKRQDIAARDAKREMDRAIRERQKI; encoded by the coding sequence ATGAGTGCAAAACCTGCTGCATCAACCAAGGTTTTAAAAACCATAACAGAAAATCGCCGGGCCCGCCATGAATATCATATCCTGGAAACCTATGAAGCAGGGATTGCCCTGACAGGCACCGAAGTAAAATCGCTGCGGGCCGGGAAAGCCAATCTCCAGGACAGTTATGCCCGCGTTGATAACGGGGAAATGATGTTGTATAATATGCACATCAGTCCTTATGAACAGGGCAACAGGTTTAACCATGACCCCAAGCGCACCCGACGGCTGCTAATGCACAAACAAGAAATCATGCGCTTGTTTGGTAAGGTAAGGGAAAAGGGTTTAGCGCTGGTACCGTTAAAGGTATACTTTAACCCCAGGGGCAGAGTTAAAGTGGAATTAGCCTTAGCCCAAGGTAAAAAATCCTATGACAAACGTCAAGATATTGCTGCTCGGGATGCCAAGCGTGAAATGGACCGCGCCATCCGGGAGCGGCAAAAAATATAG
- a CDS encoding HDIG domain-containing metalloprotein: MNREEALQILKQNLRNRNLVNHCIATEVVMKRLAQHFGEDEAKWALAGLLHDIDYEETKDDPERHSAVGAEMLEQMGLPQDIVYAVKVHNERHGLPRLSLMDKALYATDPTTGLIVAGALIKPEKKLSAIDVDFLIKRMKEKSFARGANRDQIRSCEELGLSLEEFLGLSLEAMQGAADELGL, from the coding sequence TTGAATCGGGAAGAAGCGTTACAGATACTGAAGCAAAACCTGAGGAATAGAAATCTCGTCAATCACTGTATAGCGACTGAGGTAGTCATGAAAAGATTAGCCCAACACTTCGGTGAAGACGAAGCAAAATGGGCCTTAGCCGGCCTGCTACATGACATTGATTATGAAGAGACCAAAGACGATCCCGAGCGGCACAGTGCAGTTGGTGCTGAGATGCTGGAGCAGATGGGTTTACCCCAGGACATTGTCTATGCCGTAAAAGTACATAACGAACGCCATGGTTTACCTCGGCTAAGCTTAATGGATAAGGCTTTGTATGCCACCGATCCCACCACTGGCCTGATTGTGGCCGGGGCATTGATTAAACCGGAGAAAAAACTTTCTGCCATTGATGTTGATTTCTTAATAAAAAGGATGAAAGAAAAATCCTTTGCCCGGGGTGCCAACCGCGACCAGATTCGATCTTGCGAAGAGCTTGGTTTAAGTTTAGAAGAATTTTTAGGTTTAAGTTTAGAAGCCATGCAGGGTGCCGCGGATGAATTAGGTTTGTAA
- a CDS encoding PaaI family thioesterase: MQNYQDVYGDKWQEINKCFACGRNNPIGLKLDIKHKGDICYTTFTPKTEHSGWLNVMHGGLLSTIMDEVMAHWLWGRGIPAMTVEMTTRYLKPVPIGEPIVVTARLQLDRGRMATLEADVTLADGTQVARAVAKYIKTERGLQIESGRSVTDTEAKPEE; this comes from the coding sequence TTGCAAAATTATCAGGACGTATATGGTGATAAATGGCAGGAGATAAATAAATGCTTTGCTTGCGGTCGAAACAACCCCATTGGACTAAAATTAGACATCAAACATAAAGGTGACATTTGCTATACCACCTTTACACCTAAAACTGAACACTCCGGCTGGCTGAATGTAATGCACGGTGGACTGCTGAGTACCATCATGGACGAAGTAATGGCCCACTGGTTATGGGGGAGGGGTATTCCGGCCATGACCGTGGAAATGACCACCCGCTACCTAAAGCCGGTGCCCATTGGGGAACCTATTGTGGTTACCGCCAGGTTACAATTGGACCGTGGCCGAATGGCCACATTGGAAGCAGACGTAACCCTGGCTGACGGTACCCAGGTAGCCAGGGCTGTGGCTAAATATATAAAGACGGAAAGGGGTTTACAAATTGAATCGGGAAGAAGCGTTACAGATACTGAAGCAAAACCTGAGGAATAG
- a CDS encoding sodium-translocating pyrophosphatase encodes MTLAYYAAGAGALALLFALFTLSSILKEDMGTPKMREISEAVHEGAMAYLNRQYKTLIPFALIIFVLLWGAGYVYKAAPGSHLPVGPASALSFLVGAALSAVAGYIGMTSTTKSNARTAEAARSHGLSKALNVSFRAGAVMGLSVAGLGLLGVSVLYIIFGNPLIINSFAFGASAIAFFARVGGGIYTKAADVGADLVGKVEAGIPEDDPRNPAVIADNVGDNVGDTAGMGADLFESYAATTIAAMLIGNSLFGFPGIIFPLLVGAIGIIAAIIGTFFVRTSEDGNPQAALNVGLWVTNVLTAAGVFFLAKSIFVGDQAAIANGVFMAVLAGLIVNVLVGYLTEMYTGTGKAAVTRIAQASKSGPATNVIHGLAVGMESTFIPMVVFAAAIFFAFWSVNHAAVAGGVPADKAVEWAIYGIAMAAMGMLSSAGMVVAMDSFGPVADNAGGIAEMAELPPEVRVKTDKLDAVGNTTAAIAKGFAIGSAALTALALFSAYVEAVTHKFSQQLGGAKFVVDLTEPMVLVGVFIGGAVPFLVGSQTMRAVGEAAYGMVEEVRRQFREIPGLLEGKPGAKADYARCVDIATRSAISKMIAPGIVAVSAPILVGFILGAKALAGFLGGLTTVGVLLALFLANAGGAWDNAKKWIEQGNLGGKKSDPHKAAVVGDTVGDPCKDTSGPAMNPLIKVAGTISLILGPLLLRL; translated from the coding sequence ATGACGCTAGCTTATTACGCTGCGGGTGCCGGTGCTCTGGCTTTGTTATTCGCACTGTTTACATTGTCAAGCATCTTAAAAGAAGATATGGGTACACCCAAAATGCGTGAGATTTCCGAAGCTGTACACGAAGGTGCCATGGCGTACTTAAACCGCCAGTACAAAACCCTGATTCCTTTTGCTCTTATTATTTTTGTACTTCTCTGGGGCGCCGGTTATGTTTATAAGGCAGCGCCCGGCAGCCACTTACCTGTAGGTCCGGCTTCCGCTCTGTCTTTCCTGGTTGGTGCTGCGCTGTCTGCTGTGGCTGGTTACATCGGTATGACCTCCACCACCAAATCTAACGCCCGTACTGCCGAAGCTGCCCGCAGCCACGGTCTGAGTAAAGCCCTGAACGTTTCCTTCCGGGCCGGTGCCGTTATGGGTCTGTCCGTTGCCGGTTTGGGTCTGCTGGGCGTTTCCGTACTGTACATCATTTTCGGTAACCCTTTAATCATTAACTCCTTTGCTTTCGGTGCTTCCGCCATTGCCTTCTTCGCCCGTGTTGGTGGCGGTATCTACACCAAGGCTGCTGACGTAGGTGCTGACCTGGTTGGTAAGGTAGAAGCCGGTATTCCTGAAGATGACCCGCGTAACCCTGCTGTTATCGCCGATAACGTAGGTGACAACGTAGGTGACACCGCCGGTATGGGTGCTGACCTGTTTGAGTCCTATGCTGCTACCACCATTGCTGCCATGTTAATTGGTAACAGCCTGTTCGGTTTCCCCGGTATTATCTTCCCCTTACTTGTTGGTGCCATTGGTATTATTGCCGCTATTATCGGTACCTTCTTTGTTCGCACCTCTGAAGATGGTAACCCGCAGGCCGCTCTTAACGTAGGTCTCTGGGTAACTAACGTGCTCACCGCTGCTGGCGTTTTCTTCTTGGCCAAGTCCATCTTTGTCGGGGATCAAGCTGCCATTGCTAACGGTGTATTTATGGCCGTATTAGCCGGTTTGATTGTTAACGTTTTGGTAGGTTACTTAACTGAAATGTACACCGGTACCGGTAAAGCTGCGGTAACCCGGATTGCCCAAGCCTCCAAGTCCGGTCCGGCTACGAACGTTATTCACGGTCTGGCTGTAGGTATGGAGTCCACCTTCATTCCTATGGTGGTATTTGCCGCTGCTATCTTCTTTGCCTTCTGGTCTGTTAACCATGCTGCCGTAGCCGGTGGCGTTCCTGCGGACAAAGCAGTAGAGTGGGCCATTTACGGTATTGCTATGGCTGCTATGGGTATGCTGTCCAGCGCCGGTATGGTTGTGGCCATGGACTCCTTCGGACCGGTAGCTGACAACGCCGGTGGTATTGCTGAAATGGCTGAGCTTCCTCCGGAAGTTCGGGTTAAGACTGACAAGCTGGATGCTGTTGGTAACACCACTGCCGCCATTGCTAAAGGTTTCGCCATCGGTTCCGCTGCCCTGACCGCTCTGGCTTTGTTCAGTGCTTATGTGGAAGCTGTAACCCATAAGTTTTCTCAACAATTAGGCGGCGCCAAGTTCGTTGTTGACCTGACTGAACCCATGGTTCTGGTTGGTGTGTTCATTGGTGGCGCTGTACCCTTCCTGGTAGGTTCCCAAACCATGCGTGCCGTTGGTGAGGCAGCCTACGGAATGGTTGAAGAAGTTCGCCGTCAGTTCCGTGAAATTCCTGGCCTGCTGGAAGGTAAGCCCGGTGCTAAAGCTGACTACGCCCGTTGCGTAGACATCGCTACCCGTTCCGCTATCTCCAAGATGATTGCTCCTGGTATCGTAGCAGTTTCTGCTCCGATTCTGGTTGGTTTCATTCTGGGTGCCAAGGCTCTGGCTGGTTTCCTGGGCGGCTTAACCACCGTTGGTGTGCTGCTGGCCCTGTTCCTGGCTAACGCCGGTGGTGCCTGGGACAACGCTAAGAAGTGGATTGAGCAAGGTAACCTGGGTGGTAAGAAATCTGATCCGCACAAAGCAGCCGTTGTTGGTGACACTGTAGGTGACCCCTGCAAAGACACCTCCGGTCCTGCTATGAACCCGCTGATCAAGGTTGCCGGTACCATCTCCCTGATCCTTGGTCCCCTGCTTCTCCGTCTGTAA
- the secG gene encoding preprotein translocase subunit SecG, whose product MLKGLVTAVHVLIALSLIAVVLLQSGKSAGLSGSIAGGAEAIFGGKKKGLDEKLGRLTAFIAIAFGITSMVLVVWK is encoded by the coding sequence GTGTTAAAAGGTTTAGTGACTGCCGTTCACGTACTAATTGCTTTATCATTAATTGCCGTGGTCTTGCTCCAGTCCGGTAAAAGTGCCGGCTTATCCGGAAGTATTGCCGGCGGTGCAGAGGCCATCTTTGGCGGTAAAAAGAAAGGACTAGATGAGAAACTCGGCAGACTCACGGCCTTTATCGCTATTGCCTTTGGTATAACTTCAATGGTACTAGTGGTATGGAAGTAA
- the eno gene encoding phosphopyruvate hydratase yields MTTISEVLAREILDSRGNPTLEVEVWLEDGTMGRAAVPSGASTGAYEAVELRDGDKNRYLGKGVLKAVENVNEIIGPEIIGMDAIDQIGIDQLMIEMDGTPNKGKLGANAILGVSLAVAKAAANFFGLPLYQYVGGVNAKELPVPMMNILNGGAHADNNVDIQEFMILPVGAPSFAEGLRMGAEIFHSLKSVLKGRGLNTAVGDEGGFAPNLKSNEEALAVIIEAIEKAGYKPGQDVFLGLDVAASEMYKDGKYVLAGEGVTYSSDEMIEFYKKLVDKYPVITIEDGLAEDDWEGWAKLTQTLGKKVQLVGDDLFVTNTERLARGIKSGVANSILIKVNQIGTLTETLDAIEMAKRAGYTAVVSHRSGETDDTTIADLAVATNAGQIKTGAPSRIDRVAKYNQLLRIEEDLGTMAKYRGKDVFYNLRG; encoded by the coding sequence ATGACCACCATCAGTGAAGTTTTAGCCCGGGAAATTTTGGACTCCCGGGGTAACCCGACATTAGAAGTAGAAGTTTGGCTGGAAGACGGCACCATGGGCCGGGCAGCTGTTCCCTCCGGGGCTTCCACCGGAGCTTACGAGGCAGTGGAACTGCGGGACGGCGATAAAAATCGTTATCTGGGCAAAGGGGTTCTGAAAGCTGTAGAGAATGTGAATGAAATTATCGGTCCCGAAATCATTGGCATGGACGCCATTGACCAGATTGGGATCGACCAGCTGATGATTGAAATGGACGGTACCCCGAATAAGGGTAAGCTGGGGGCCAACGCCATTCTGGGGGTATCCCTGGCGGTGGCCAAGGCTGCGGCTAACTTCTTTGGCCTGCCTTTGTATCAATATGTGGGCGGCGTAAATGCTAAGGAATTGCCGGTACCCATGATGAACATCTTAAACGGCGGGGCCCATGCCGACAATAACGTGGACATTCAGGAATTTATGATATTACCGGTGGGTGCTCCTTCCTTTGCTGAAGGACTGCGCATGGGTGCAGAAATCTTCCATAGTCTGAAGTCCGTCCTTAAAGGCCGGGGTCTAAACACTGCCGTGGGTGACGAAGGCGGCTTTGCGCCTAACCTGAAAAGCAACGAAGAAGCTCTGGCAGTAATAATTGAAGCCATTGAAAAGGCTGGTTACAAACCCGGTCAGGACGTATTCCTGGGCTTGGACGTAGCTGCTTCCGAAATGTATAAGGACGGCAAATATGTCTTAGCCGGAGAAGGCGTAACCTATTCTTCCGATGAAATGATCGAGTTTTATAAGAAACTGGTGGATAAATATCCGGTTATTACCATTGAAGACGGTTTAGCCGAGGATGATTGGGAAGGCTGGGCTAAACTTACACAGACTTTGGGCAAAAAAGTACAATTGGTGGGGGACGACCTGTTTGTTACCAATACAGAGCGGCTGGCCAGAGGTATTAAGAGCGGTGTTGCTAACTCCATCTTAATTAAAGTAAACCAAATCGGTACTCTGACCGAAACCCTGGACGCCATTGAAATGGCCAAGCGAGCCGGTTACACCGCAGTGGTTTCCCACCGTTCCGGGGAGACCGATGACACCACCATCGCTGACCTGGCGGTGGCCACCAATGCCGGACAAATTAAAACCGGGGCACCTTCCCGTATAGACCGGGTGGCCAAGTACAATCAGCTGCTGCGGATTGAAGAAGATCTGGGAACAATGGCCAAATATCGTGGTAAAGACGTATTTTATAACCTGCGCGGCTAA